A section of the Pedobacter sp. HDW13 genome encodes:
- a CDS encoding alkaline phosphatase, translating into MKKILLAALVLLCTSLSVVAQSKKVKHVVLIGCDGFGAYALKEAKMPNLKALMSSGSWTDKARCVLPSSSAVNWASLLMGAGPTEHGYTEWDSKVPEIPSATKTAYGIFPTIFSVVRDQKKEAKTAVVYSWGGIGYLFEKEAVNIVVNGNDKDDFCTDTAATIIRKEKPYFTFLHLDEPDHTGHAIGHRTPEYYKQLELVDQRIGKIVQAVKDAGIADETIILVTADHGGTGKGHGGKSLDEIQIPWVIAGPGVRKNHELKDVIITYDTAATLAWIMGLQQPQSWRGKPVQEAFTK; encoded by the coding sequence ATGAAGAAAATTTTATTGGCTGCATTAGTGCTGCTGTGCACATCCCTTTCGGTTGTGGCACAATCAAAAAAAGTTAAACACGTTGTTTTAATTGGTTGCGATGGTTTTGGTGCATATGCACTGAAGGAAGCCAAAATGCCAAATCTTAAAGCATTAATGAGCAGCGGCTCGTGGACCGATAAGGCCCGTTGCGTGTTGCCCTCTTCGAGTGCCGTAAACTGGGCTTCGCTGTTAATGGGAGCCGGACCTACCGAGCATGGTTATACCGAATGGGACAGCAAAGTGCCCGAAATCCCCTCAGCAACCAAAACAGCCTATGGTATATTTCCAACCATATTCAGCGTAGTCAGAGATCAGAAAAAAGAAGCTAAAACAGCTGTGGTTTACAGTTGGGGTGGTATTGGCTATCTTTTCGAAAAAGAGGCTGTTAATATTGTAGTTAATGGAAACGATAAAGACGATTTTTGTACCGACACTGCTGCGACTATTATCAGGAAAGAAAAACCTTATTTTACCTTTTTGCATTTAGATGAGCCTGACCATACCGGTCATGCTATTGGGCACCGTACACCTGAGTATTATAAACAACTGGAACTGGTAGACCAACGTATCGGTAAAATTGTACAGGCCGTTAAAGATGCCGGGATAGCAGACGAAACCATCATATTGGTTACGGCAGATCATGGCGGCACAGGCAAAGGCCACGGCGGTAAATCGTTAGATGAGATTCAGATCCCGTGGGTTATTGCGGGGCCGGGGGTGCGTAAAAACCACGAACTTAAGGATGTGATTATTACTTACGATACAGCTGCTACTTTAGCCTGGATAATGGGACTGCAGCAGCCACAAAGTTGGCGGGGCAAACCAGTGCAGGAAGCATTTACAAAATAG
- a CDS encoding DUF5690 family protein, with the protein MPLIKFSRLKLLNSAVKMSLLHVARKKALNWPYWLITVLGGIAAFGCYTSMYAFRKAFASATFEHQEFLHVDYKVWLVVAQMVGYTLSKFYGIRFISESGKNNRARSIILLIVFSWLALLGFACVPAPYNIAFLLLNGFPLGMIWGLVFSYLEGRKTTEFMGALMSISLIFASGFVKTVARTLMSVAGVSDNWMPFLTGLVFLLPLFFFVFCLEVMPPPSKEDKLLRTERVPMNAKQRAKFITAFLPGIVLTIIIYVLLTCIRDMRDNFEVEIWNGLGIHDNHIYTQIDTLISVVVLVMIGLLILIKDNLKAFTVIHVMIIAGCLLIGFSTFLFDKGYVGPVSWMALLGMGLYMAYIPYNAIFFERMIANFHYKSNIGFIMYVADSIGYVGSFSVLMLHEFGETNVSWMHFFKQCLIAVPLIGGVCSVLSLIYFRRKTLMTNKKQQHLPAKQAWSGVSE; encoded by the coding sequence ATGCCGTTAATAAAATTCAGCAGGCTCAAATTACTAAACTCGGCAGTTAAAATGAGTCTGCTGCATGTTGCCCGCAAAAAAGCACTTAACTGGCCTTATTGGTTAATTACTGTGCTTGGTGGTATTGCTGCCTTTGGTTGCTATACCAGTATGTATGCTTTCAGAAAAGCCTTTGCTTCTGCCACTTTTGAGCATCAGGAATTTCTGCATGTCGATTATAAAGTATGGCTGGTGGTTGCGCAAATGGTGGGGTACACGCTCAGCAAGTTTTATGGCATACGCTTTATTTCCGAATCGGGTAAAAATAACCGGGCGCGAAGTATTATCCTGCTTATAGTTTTTTCGTGGCTGGCCTTACTGGGCTTTGCATGTGTACCTGCTCCTTACAATATCGCTTTCCTTTTGCTTAATGGTTTTCCGTTGGGTATGATCTGGGGTTTGGTATTTAGCTATTTAGAAGGCCGTAAAACCACCGAGTTTATGGGCGCATTAATGTCTATCAGTTTAATATTTGCTTCTGGCTTTGTTAAAACGGTGGCGCGTACCTTAATGTCGGTTGCAGGTGTGAGCGATAACTGGATGCCTTTTCTTACCGGACTTGTTTTTCTGTTGCCGCTCTTCTTCTTTGTTTTTTGTTTAGAAGTAATGCCGCCACCATCAAAAGAAGATAAGCTATTGCGTACCGAACGGGTGCCTATGAATGCAAAACAGCGTGCTAAATTTATAACTGCTTTTTTGCCGGGCATCGTACTCACCATTATTATTTATGTGCTGCTTACCTGTATCCGCGATATGCGCGATAATTTTGAGGTAGAGATATGGAATGGTTTGGGTATTCATGATAATCATATTTATACTCAAATCGATACCCTGATTTCGGTAGTGGTATTGGTTATGATTGGACTGCTGATTCTGATTAAAGATAACCTTAAAGCTTTTACTGTTATCCATGTAATGATTATAGCAGGCTGTTTGCTAATTGGCTTTAGTACCTTTCTTTTTGATAAGGGATATGTTGGGCCTGTAAGCTGGATGGCTTTATTGGGTATGGGACTTTATATGGCTTATATCCCTTATAATGCCATTTTCTTTGAGCGGATGATTGCCAATTTCCATTATAAGAGCAACATTGGTTTTATTATGTACGTGGCCGATTCTATTGGCTATGTAGGTAGTTTTTCGGTGTTAATGCTGCATGAATTTGGCGAAACCAATGTAAGCTGGATGCATTTCTTTAAGCAGTGCTTAATTGCCGTGCCGCTTATTGGCGGTGTGTGTAGTGTGCTTTCGCTAATTTATTTCAGGCGAAAAACCTTGATGACGAATAAAAAACAGCAACACCTGCCAGCTAAACAGGCATGGAGTGGCGTTTCAGAATAA
- a CDS encoding helix-turn-helix domain-containing protein, with protein MQEEILLQISGKIKERRKELGITVQELADKASVSKGLISQIENSRTIPSLMVLMDIIKSLQIDLNSFFKDINFHKKDAPVLVKRKDQYQQFEKEQAMGFNYSRILTKNIKFSTADFVLLELEVNAHRPMVKTEAFEFKYMIEGKVEYQFSKKKIVLEKGDSMLFDGRLSHTPVNIGDGKALMLVIYFFE; from the coding sequence ATGCAGGAAGAAATTCTTTTACAGATAAGCGGAAAAATTAAAGAACGTCGTAAAGAACTTGGCATTACCGTGCAGGAACTTGCCGATAAGGCATCGGTAAGCAAAGGACTTATTTCGCAGATCGAGAATAGCCGTACCATACCATCATTAATGGTGTTAATGGATATTATTAAAAGCCTGCAGATTGATTTGAACAGCTTTTTTAAAGATATCAATTTCCATAAAAAAGATGCGCCCGTTCTGGTGAAGCGAAAAGACCAGTATCAGCAATTTGAAAAAGAGCAGGCCATGGGTTTTAACTACTCACGTATCCTGACCAAAAACATTAAATTTTCTACGGCCGATTTTGTATTGCTCGAGCTGGAGGTAAATGCGCACCGCCCAATGGTTAAAACCGAAGCCTTTGAATTTAAGTACATGATTGAAGGCAAGGTAGAGTACCAGTTCTCTAAAAAGAAAATTGTACTCGAAAAAGGCGATTCGATGCTTTTCGATGGCAGACTCTCACATACTCCTGTTAATATTGGCGATGGGAAGGCATTAATGCTCGTAATTTATTTTTTTGAGTAA